TGATCGCTCCTGTAACCACCGGTTTCACGCCTTCGGGAAGGAGTTCTGCTTCCTTTTGGTTTAGAAGAGACCCGGTCACTTCATACCCGTTTTTTAAAAGATGAGAACACAGGTTTCTGCCGATATACCCTGCGGCTCCCGTCACGAGAATTCTTCTCATTGCGTCACTTCCATTGATCGCAGTTTTGCGGATATTTTTCCGTAGAGCAGTTTGCACCCCATTATAAGGGCAACATATACTCCGGCAAAGAGCAGGAGCGGAAATGGTCTGAGGAACCATACAGTAGCTGAAAGAGCAAATGTTACAAGAAGAACCGCTCCTGTTACACCTGCATGGGGATACCCCGCCTTGATGAACTGCTGGTACAGATGGTCCCGGTGGGCTTCTGACAGGCGCTTTCGCTGCCGTGCGCGCATGACAAGGGTGAGGGTTGCGTCAACGACAAAGACCGATACCAGTACGGCCCAGATGAGGAGCGGCAAAGTATTTGTGTTCTCGGTGTAAAGGGCGAAGCAGAAGAAGGCGAAACCCAGGAAGCCGCTGCCGGCATCGCCCATGAAGACCTTTGCGGGCGACCAGTTCCAGAGAAGAAAGCCGAGTACCGAGGCAGCCAGGGCGAAAAGGGGGAGCGATGCGGGGGTTCCCGTTGTGAGAAAGGCGCCTGCCAATGCGACGAGGACTGCTTCACCCGCAGCAAGGCCGTCGATGCCGTCCATGAAGTTGTACAGGTTGATCATCCACACGCCACCGATAAATGCGAGAACGTGCCCTATATAGCCTAGGGGCAGGGAGACGAAGCCGAGGGAGAGGGAGGGCATGCCTCCCAGGTGATACAGGGCCCAGAGTACAGCTATGCTGTGGACGCCGAGGCGCTGCCATGCAGGGAGGGTGTTCCTGTCGTCAATCCACCCGATGGCGGCGACGGCCAGGCCCCCTCCGGAGAGGGCGAGCCAGAGGGAAGCTTCTCTCGGGAAGAAGAAGGGGCACAGGAGGACAACGGCAAGAAAAAGAGCGACGAAGACCACGCCTCCGCCCCGAGGGGTTGGGAGAGTGTGGGAGCTGCGCTCGTTGGGGATGTCGAGAATGGCTTTCTTTCGGGCGTAGTTGATGTAGAGCTTTGACCCGGTGCATGAGAGGAAAGCCAGGCCGGAAAAAAACACGAGAGAAAGAAGGTTCATTTCCCGTTCTCCTCACTGCATACCTGGCAATGGGGAATGAGTTTCCCCAGCTTTTCCCGGATTGCCCGTCCGTTTTCTTCTTCCGCCGCCTGCCGGAGTTCTTCCAGCAGTTGGGGCAGTTCGGCGGGCAGGCCGTTGTTCCGTGCAACGAAGATTTTCTTGAACCGGGAGGCTTCCGTGCCTTCTTCGGCGGTGAGGAGTTCCTCGAAGAGTTTTTCGCCCGGGCGGATACCCGAGAAGACGATGTCAATGTCGGTGCCGGGTTCGAAGCCCGAAAGGCGGATGAGGTCCGATGCCAGGTCGATGATCTTGACCGGCTGGCCCATGTCGAGCACGAAGACGGAGCCGTTCCGCTTCATGCCCCCCGCCTGGAGGACGAGCTGTGCCGCCTCGGGGATGGTCATGAAGTACCGGGTCATTTCCGGGTGGGTGACGGTGACGGGCCCGCCACGGCGGATCTGCTCCTTGAAGGTGGGGATGACGCTGCCCCTGCTGCCCAGCACGTTGCCGAACCGGACGGAGACGAAGGCTCTTCCCGGGAGGGCTTTTTCCGCCGCCGAGCGGACGATCATTTCGGCCACCCGCTTGGAGGCGCCCATGACGGAGGTGGGGTTCACCGCCTTGTCGGTGGAGATGTTGACGAAGACTTCCACGTTGTGCTCCAGGGCGAGTTCCGCAAGATTTTGGGTGCCGAAGACGTTGTTGAGGATGGCTTCTTCGGGGTTCTCCTCCATGAGGGGGACGTGCTTGTGGGCCGCCGCGTGGAAGACCACCTTGGGGGAGTGGGTCTCGAAGACACGCCGCAGGCGCTCCCGGTTGCGCACGTCGGCCACCACGGTGGTGATGTTGCGGACGTGATGGATGTTCCGGAGTTCCTGCTCGATCTGGAAGAGGCTGTTCTCCCCCCGCCCTAGGAGGATGATGTGCCGGGGATCGAAGGGGAGGATCTGCCGGACGATCTCGCTGCCGATGGATCCGCCCGCACCCGTGACCAGGACCACGCGGCCGGTGATGTACCCGGCGATCTCGTCCAGGTCGAGCCGGACGGGGTCGCGGTTGAGGAGGTCTTCCACTTCCACGTCCCGGATGCTGGAGATGGAGACCTTGCCCGAGAGGACTTCCCATATTCCGGGGATGATCCGCGCAGGTATTTCGGCCTTCCGGGCCGTTTCGAGGATGGACCGGATGGCGTCGCCCATGACGGAGGGGATGGCGATGAGGATTTCGTCCACCGTCTGGCCCCGGGCCACCGCGGCGAGGCGTTTTACCGGGCCGAAGACGGGGTAGCCCACGAAGGTGGTGTTCCACTTTCCGGGATCGTCGTCGAGGAAGCCCACGGGGGTGAGGCAGGACTCGGGATGGCGGAGCATCTCCCGGACGATCATGGTGCCGGCGTCCCCGGCGCCGATGACGAGGACCCGCTTGTTCTGCCCCCTGCCTTTCCTGCGGACGTTCCCTTCGAGGAAGAGGCGGACCAGGAGGCGGGCGGCACCCCATGCGATAAGCAGCAGCATACCGTCGATGAGGGGGATGCTGCGGGGTATGCGGTAGTAGGGCGACAGGAGGAAGGCCGCAGTGGAGGAGAGAAGGGTGAAGGCGGCGACGGCCTTGCCGAGGCGGGTGAGGTCCCGGACGCCGATGCTCCTCCATGACTGCCGGAAGAGGCCGAAGCCGAGGATTAATGCAACCTTGATGCCCAGGCTGAGGAGGATGTAGAAGACTTCACTCCTGTGGTAGAGCTTCGGGATGGGGAGGCCGAGGCGCAACGCAAATGCCCCCCACGACGCGGCGGCGGCGAGGGTGAGGTCGATGGCGAATTTGATCAGGAGGGAATTTCCGGGCCCCGGTTTTGTAAGCATTTCGACGGTTGTTGTTTATTAAGCCTTTGCAGAAGCCGTTCGGTTCTTCACCATGTTGACGATGAGCGCGGCGAAGATGCCGATGAACAGGCCGAGAACGCCGGAAAGGGCGACGATGAGGGTTTTCCTCGGCGCCACGGGCGACGTGGGGAGTACGGGCTGCTCGATGACCCGGATGGGGTCGGCGGCTTCGGCGGCTGCGATCCGGGTTTCCTGGAATTTCTTCGCAAGATTGGTATAGGCATCGTTCAGGGCTTTTTCTTCCCGTTCGAGCCGCTGGATGTTCTTTTTGCTTTCGACGAGAAGCACCTGTTTTTCGTTGAATTCTTTTTCTGTTGCTTTAAGATGCTGCTCCAGGTCAGCAATGGAAGCCTTGAGAGACTGAACCTCGGTCTCAGCAAAGGTAATCATATTCCGAAGAATACTATGTCTTTCGTTGATTACTTCGTCACGGAAGATCAGATTTTCATTTTTATGAGAGTCAGTGCCCCGTGGAACATTGAGAAGCATCTCATTTGAGGGAGACCTGTTCAGGATGATTATCTCCGGTTCCTCTTTAATAAGTTCTTTTAATGCAATCAATTCAGCTTCCCTGGAAACAAGGGTGCGTTTCTTGAAGGAGATGTCTTCCTGATAGTTTTTGTTAAGTGTTTTTAATGTGGTCAGAGTGTTTTCCAAGAAATCTATCGGGTGTTGTTTCCGATAATCTGCCAGTTTGTCTTCTGCTGCTTTCAGGTCTTTTTTCACAATTTCAAAGTTCTCGCTTATATATTCGAAGGACTGGGTTCCCCTCGTGGAGAAAAGCTGAGCGTTCCTTCGGGTGAAATGGGTGATCCACGAAGAAAGGAAAGACGTCAGGGCAGCGGGATCCTCTCCCTTGAGGGACACGGAAAGCGTAAAGGGCAACTTGCCGGTGGTGTCCTTTTCAGAGGCCTTGTTGACGCTGACGGACATGTTCCGCTGGGCTGCGGCCGCGTCAGGCTGTTCTGTCCCTGAATAGACTTCGGCGATGACGTCGTTCAGCAGGTCCTGGGCGAGGGCGAGATCCTTGTAGATTTCGGAAGAGAACATCTGCCCGCCGGAATTTTTATCATCGGTCAGTTCTCTGGAAATGGGGGGAAGGATGAGCAGCGTCGTCTTGGCCTCGTAGGTTTTCGGCGTCAGCAGGGCAAAAGTCGTGCCTGCGGCAACGAAGAGCGCCGCACAGATCACTATGACCCATTTCTGTTTCCACAGTGCCATAAAAAGATCCATCAGGTCGATTTCGTCGTCGTCCTGGTAAGGTGCAGGGGTATTCTGCACGGAGCGGTCAGTTGTCATCGGGGGAAGTTCCTCCTTGAAGCGAGTTGGTTTTCATGCCCAAAAATTATAGCACCATATTGGGCGGCCGGGGTTTTTGTTCGTTTAGTTCTTCAAGTTTTTGCTTCAGAAAGGAATCCGGAAGAAAGTGATCTTGAAAATAGATATCTATTTGTATATATTAAAGGTCGAAGGCACTCTTATAGATGTCCGGGAAGAATCCGGGCTATCTTGAATTTCGGGAGGAATTGACATGGCAGTGTATTCGCCTTTGAAGAGTTCCGTAGTGCTTCGCCTCAATACCGGCACCGGCGGCGACGGCAAGATGATCGTCCGGTCCGTGACCATGAGCCGGATCCGTCCGGCGGTGGATGCCACGTCGCTGAAGTCGGCGACGGACGCCCTTGGTTCCCTTTTTGATTATCCGGTGCTGGCAGTGGAAAAAGTGGGCACCGATTCCGTGGAAGCCGCCTAGGGCTGGAAGGAGAGTGACGGAATATGAAGACGTTTCGGATGAAGTTTCTGACTGATCTCGGTAAGACCTTCGTGGTGTCGCTGAACTACGCGAAGGAGACCATTTCTGCAGCCGAGGCGGAGGCCGCCATGGATGCGGTGATCGACAACGATATTTTCGATCAGGCGCTGGTGTCCATCGCCGGGGCGGAGCTTGTGGACCGCACGGTGACGGAGATTCTGTAGCC
This is a stretch of genomic DNA from Aminivibrio pyruvatiphilus. It encodes these proteins:
- a CDS encoding GumC family protein codes for the protein MTTDRSVQNTPAPYQDDDEIDLMDLFMALWKQKWVIVICAALFVAAGTTFALLTPKTYEAKTTLLILPPISRELTDDKNSGGQMFSSEIYKDLALAQDLLNDVIAEVYSGTEQPDAAAAQRNMSVSVNKASEKDTTGKLPFTLSVSLKGEDPAALTSFLSSWITHFTRRNAQLFSTRGTQSFEYISENFEIVKKDLKAAEDKLADYRKQHPIDFLENTLTTLKTLNKNYQEDISFKKRTLVSREAELIALKELIKEEPEIIILNRSPSNEMLLNVPRGTDSHKNENLIFRDEVINERHSILRNMITFAETEVQSLKASIADLEQHLKATEKEFNEKQVLLVESKKNIQRLEREEKALNDAYTNLAKKFQETRIAAAEAADPIRVIEQPVLPTSPVAPRKTLIVALSGVLGLFIGIFAALIVNMVKNRTASAKA
- a CDS encoding DUF2922 domain-containing protein, with protein sequence MKFLTDLGKTFVVSLNYAKETISAAEAEAAMDAVIDNDIFDQALVSIAGAELVDRTVTEIL
- a CDS encoding MraY family glycosyltransferase, producing the protein MNLLSLVFFSGLAFLSCTGSKLYINYARKKAILDIPNERSSHTLPTPRGGGVVFVALFLAVVLLCPFFFPREASLWLALSGGGLAVAAIGWIDDRNTLPAWQRLGVHSIAVLWALYHLGGMPSLSLGFVSLPLGYIGHVLAFIGGVWMINLYNFMDGIDGLAAGEAVLVALAGAFLTTGTPASLPLFALAASVLGFLLWNWSPAKVFMGDAGSGFLGFAFFCFALYTENTNTLPLLIWAVLVSVFVVDATLTLVMRARQRKRLSEAHRDHLYQQFIKAGYPHAGVTGAVLLVTFALSATVWFLRPFPLLLFAGVYVALIMGCKLLYGKISAKLRSMEVTQ
- a CDS encoding DUF1659 domain-containing protein, which translates into the protein MAVYSPLKSSVVLRLNTGTGGDGKMIVRSVTMSRIRPAVDATSLKSATDALGSLFDYPVLAVEKVGTDSVEAA
- a CDS encoding polysaccharide biosynthesis protein yields the protein MLTKPGPGNSLLIKFAIDLTLAAAASWGAFALRLGLPIPKLYHRSEVFYILLSLGIKVALILGFGLFRQSWRSIGVRDLTRLGKAVAAFTLLSSTAAFLLSPYYRIPRSIPLIDGMLLLIAWGAARLLVRLFLEGNVRRKGRGQNKRVLVIGAGDAGTMIVREMLRHPESCLTPVGFLDDDPGKWNTTFVGYPVFGPVKRLAAVARGQTVDEILIAIPSVMGDAIRSILETARKAEIPARIIPGIWEVLSGKVSISSIRDVEVEDLLNRDPVRLDLDEIAGYITGRVVLVTGAGGSIGSEIVRQILPFDPRHIILLGRGENSLFQIEQELRNIHHVRNITTVVADVRNRERLRRVFETHSPKVVFHAAAHKHVPLMEENPEEAILNNVFGTQNLAELALEHNVEVFVNISTDKAVNPTSVMGASKRVAEMIVRSAAEKALPGRAFVSVRFGNVLGSRGSVIPTFKEQIRRGGPVTVTHPEMTRYFMTIPEAAQLVLQAGGMKRNGSVFVLDMGQPVKIIDLASDLIRLSGFEPGTDIDIVFSGIRPGEKLFEELLTAEEGTEASRFKKIFVARNNGLPAELPQLLEELRQAAEEENGRAIREKLGKLIPHCQVCSEENGK